From one Mustelus asterias chromosome 2, sMusAst1.hap1.1, whole genome shotgun sequence genomic stretch:
- the tert gene encoding telomerase reverse transcriptase, producing MSDSRLCELLLSVYPTVCTLQQFIAAISAAAAAAPPALLQTSDPDSYQRFISHLTVCVPGEARAVCRPLTFQQLSSQSDVVLRVIQRICAKGKRNVLSFGYACVNETSFIRIRSAPDICSYQPNPTTVTIKNSVLWKTLLSRIGDDVMMYLLEHCSLFMLVPPSCCFQLCGVPVYSLITSGARPPSTWLRHSPAKYWCHISLKSVHKKDRFCKGFRSKNRKRKERLPADGVTNEVQVAESNRRKHGISLVTRLAKRAKLDVGRWASKDVVSTQALKRCLDDDKVESPTKRSKGNQLPVVVEDKAPHSIQQDTLHVEKGGSFDPEITEQFGIAIDQANEAAFQWKEVSISEEQEPKYLKFSARVSPEKQSANADNTKDSDAKVPELTEGREDKNTRSGHFIRGEEMISPGKDVRSSGLVGENSERAKNPVAEFGSAKCGDNSTVVGTAEQQRYQEIEQAGSRNCNQGGRFTARRASNIQGVKCAIGTNTDASGQRQGMVGVSAHPIFAGTLPKTSADAAPVKNKGKWAPIYIERGNIMYCSNTRERLPDTFILNRLQDLSTGGQRLVETIFTKNLSSGKKQMQPGNGWRKKRLPKRYWQMRNIFSRLLRNHKRCPYVQLLSRNCLVDTQKGRKVLGASNVVGNTESNSLPVVQVVCRSFGSSNTGLKMNYPVGETVPLTAEQGQLLSDNLKDHNSMRTDLPGHPSPMERDSEEQTDALRPSEGPDLCPQPSHLPEAALVNHKTNEKPGDPDCLKGSSSSDKDLLHLLKQYSSPLQVHRFVRECLLKVVPPELWGSHHNKCRFLKDTKKFISLGKFDRFSCNELMWKMRVTDCTWLQLTKGQHFVPASEHQLREAILSKFLFWLMDTFVVQLLKSFFYITETTFMKNMLFYYRKCVWNEVQRIGVRKHLAKVQLRLISHQEVEQKQRQRNLPPPSKLRFIPKKNGLRPIVKMRRKAAPKPSARGISFRKAQLSDSQMKVLFGVLNYECQQKPALMGSSVFGLDDIYKAWREFVLQSLKAGKVRESRPYYFVKADVTGAYDTIPHAKLMGVISGILEPSMQESYCIRRYTKVWMDSVGQLRKSFKSQVSTMMDLMPNMKEFVSHLQRETSLQNTVLVEQGLTLNETSGQVFGYFKQMIENSTIRIGDKYYVQCCGIPQGSLLSTLLCSLCYGDMENRFFGGIQEDGLMLRLVDDFLLVTPHLAHAKRFLGILAAGIPEYGCFISPLKTVVNFALDENLPGGSQAKSLPEHSLFPWCGLLFDTQTLEVYCDYSSYANTSIRSSLTFNCCSEAGENLRRKLLAVLKLKCHHIFLDLEVNTLRTVTINVYKIFLLQAYRFHACVLRLPFGRGVKDNPSFFLEVVSDMVACCYSILKAKNRGISLGSKDASGPFPYEAAHWLCCCAFTVKLSNHRAIYKCLLAPLRTCRAKLQRILPGSTVRLLQSITEPALHRDFTVILD from the exons ATGTCAGACAGCAGGCTGTGTGAGCTGCTGCTCTCTGTCTATCCCACAGTGTGTACCCTGCAGCAGTTCATTGCGGCGATCAGCGCTGCTGCTGCCGCCGCTCCGCCAGCGCTGCTCCAAACCAGTGACCCCGACAGCTACCAGCGCTTCATCTCCCACCTCACCGTCTGTGTCCCCGGGGAGGCGAGGGCTGTGTGCCGGCCGCTCACATTCCAGCAG CTATCCTCACAGAGCGATGTGGTTCTGCGGGTCATTCAGAGAATTTGTGCCAAGGGCAAGCGGAACGTGCTGAGCTTCGGTTATGCGTGCGTTAACGAAACGAGTTTCATCCGCATCAGGTCAGCCCCCGACATATGCAGTTACCAGCCGAACCCCACGACTGTGACCATCAAGAACAGCGTGCTGTGGAAAACCCTGCTCAGTCGCATTGGGGACGATGTGATGATGTATCTGTTGGAACACTGCTCCCTCTTCATGCTGGTTCCACCAAGCTGCTGCTTTCAGTTATGTGGAGTTCCCGTCTACAGCCTCATTACAAGTGGCGCTCGTCCCCCATCCACGTGGCTCAGGCACAGCCCAGCCAAGTATTGGTGCCACATTTCACTAAAGAGCGTCCACAAGAAGGACAGGTTTTGTAAGGGGTTCCGGTCAAAGAACAGGAAACGGAAGGAGAGATTGCCAGCAGATGGGGTTACCAATGAAGTACAAGTTGCTGAATCCAACAGGCGGAAACATGGAATAAGCCTAGTGACCAGATTGGCAAAGCGGGCCAAGCTTGATGTTGGCAGATGGGCATCAAAGGATGTGGTCAGCACACAGGCACTAAAGAGATGTCTGGATGATGATAAGGTGGAGTCTCCCACAAAGAGGTCGAAGGGAAACCAGTTGCCAGTCGTGGTGGAGGACAAAGCCCCCCATTCCATACAACAGGACACACTCCATGTGGAGAAAGGAGGCTCATTCGATCCTGAGATAACTGAGCAATTTGGTATAGCTATTGATCAAGCGAATGAAGCAGCCTTCCAATGGAAAGAGGTTAGTATCAGTGAAGAGCAGGAACCAAAATATCTCAAATTCAGTGCACGTGTGAGCCCAGAGAAGCAAAGCGCCAATGCAGATAACACAAAG GATTCTGATGCCAAAGTGCCTGAACTGACTGAAGGGAGAGAAGATAAAAACACTCGGAGTGGACACTTTATACGTGGCGAGGAAATGATTTCTCCAGGCAAAGATGTTCGCTCCTCTGGACTTGTGGGTGAAAATTCAGAACGGGCTAAAAATCCAGTGGCAGAGTTTGGGTCCGCGAAGTGTGGCGATAATTCCACTGTTGTAGGGACCGCAGAACAGCAAAGATATCAGGAAATAGAGCAGGCAGGAAGCAGAAACTGTAACCAAGGTGGCAGATTCACAGCTAGAAGAGCAAGCAATATACAAGGGGTGAAATGTGCCATTGGAACCAACACTGATGCAAGTGGACAGCGCCAGGGAATGGTTGGCGTGTCCGCACACCCTATATTTGCTGGGACACTCCCGAAAACCTCTGCAGATGCCGCGCCAGTGAAGAATAAAGGTAAATGGGCTCCAATTTATATCGAGAGAGGAAATATTATGTACTGTAGTAACACCAGGGAACGTTTGCCTGACACGTTCATACTAAATCGCTtgcaggacttgagtacaggcgGTCAAAGGCTGGTAGAAACCATCTTCACGAAGAATCTTTCGTCTGGGAAGAAGCaaatgcagcctgggaatggCTGGAGAAAGAAGCGGCTTCCAAAGCGTTACtggcaaatgagaaatattttctctcgaCTCCTGAGGAATCATAAACGATGCCCATATGTGCAGTTGTTGAGTCGAAATTGCCTTGTGGACACGCAGAAAGGAAGGAAGGTCCTCGGTGCTTCCAATGTTGTGGGAAATACAGAATCCAATTCTTTGCCTGTTGTGCAGGTGGTCTGCAGGTCTTTTGGCAGTTCCAATACAGGGTTAAAAATGAATTATCCTGTCGGTGAAACTGTTCCTTTGACTGCAGAACAGGGTCAATTATTGAGCGATAACTTAAAGGACCATAACTCAATGAGAACCGATCTTCCTGGACACCCTTCTCCCATGGAGAGAGACTCGGAGGAGCAGACAGATGCTTTGAGGCCTTCAGAAGGTCCTGACCTGTGTCCTCAGCCCAGTCACCTACCTGAAGCTGCACTGGTGAATCACAAAACAAATGAAAAGCCCGGAGACCCCGACTGTCTCAAAGGTTCATCCAGCTCGGACAAGGACTTGCTGCATTTGCTTAAGCAGTACAGCAGCCCGCTGCAGGTTCACCGCTTTGTGAGAGAGTGCCTGCTCAAAGTTGTGCCGCCCGAGCTGTGGGGCTCCCACCACAATAAGTGCCGGTTCCTGAAGGACACAAAGAAGTTTATTTCCTTGGGGAAGTTTGACAGATTCTCTTGCAATGAGCTAATGTGGAAGATGAGAGTGACCGATTGTACCTGGCTCCAGCTGACCAAAG GCCAGCACTTTGTTCCTGCATCAGAGCATCAGTTACGTGAAGCAATCCTGTCCAAGTTCCTCTTCTGGTTAATGGACACATTTGTGGTGCAGCTGCTCAAGTCCTTCTTCTACATTACGGAGACGACGTTCATGAAAAACATGCTTTTCTACTACAGAAAATGTGTCTGGAATGAAGTGCAGAGGATTGGTGTTCG GAAGCATCTCGCGAAAGTGCAGCTGCGACTGATCTCACACCAGGAGGTGGAGCAGAAACAAAGGCAGAgaaacctccctcccccttccaaaCTGCGGTTTATCCCAAAGAAAAACGGTTTGCGACCCATCGTGAAAATGCGGAGAAAAGCAGCACCTAAACCCTCTGCCCGAGGGATCAGCTTCAGAAAG GCACAGCTCTCTGATTCCCAGATGAAGGTCCTGTTTGGTGTGTTGAACTACGAGTGTCAACAGAAACCAGCCTTAATGGGCTCCTCAGTATTTGGACTTGACGATATTTACAAAGCATGGAGGGAGTTTGTGTTACAGAGTTTGAAAGctgggaaagtgagagagagccGTCCGTATTACTTTGTGAAG GCGGATGTTACTGGTGCCTATGACACCATTCCTCATGCCAAGTTAATGGGGGTGATTTCGGGAATACTGGAGCCCTCGATGCAAGAGAGTTACTGCATCCGCCGTTACACCAAGGTCTGGATGGATTCTGTTGGACAACTCAGAAAGTCATTCAAAAGTCAG GTTTCCACGATGATGGATCTCATGCCAAACATGAAGGAATTTGTGTCACATCTCCAGCGGGAAACCTCCCTGCAAAACACCGTACTGGTTGAGCAG GGTCTGACATTGAATGAAACTTCTGGACAGGTGTTTGGTTACTTCAAGCAAATGATTGAGAACAGCACGATCAGGATTGGGGATAA GTACTATGTCCAGTGTTGTGGAATACCACAAGGCTCCCTCCTCTCAACATTGCTGTGCAGTTTGTGTTATGGTGACATGGAGAACAGGTTCTTTGGTGGAATTCAGGAGGATGG GTTGATGCTGCGATTGGTTGATGACTTTTTGCTGGTTACTCCACACCTGGCGCATGCGAAGAGGTTTCTCGG AATTCTGGCTGCAGGAATCCCGGAGTACGGCTGCTTCATAAGCCCCCTCAAAACGGTGGTCAACTTTGCTCTCGACGAGAACCTCCCGGGTGGCAGTCAGGCCAAGTCATTGccggaacattctctcttcccttgGTGTGGCCTTCTATTCGATACACAGACGCTGGAGGTCTACTGCGACTATTCCAG CTACGCAAACACCTCCATCAGATCGAGCCTGACTTTCAATTGCTGTTCAGAAGCTGGAGAGAATCTGAGGAGGAAGTTACTGGCCGTCTTAAAGCTGAAATGCCACCACATCTTCTTGGATCTGGAG